One Stratiformator vulcanicus genomic window, TCCGAGGCAGCGTTTTTGGAACTCTGCATCGCCGACGGCCAGCACTTCATCGATAATTAAGATTTCCGGTTCGAGATGGGCGGCCACCGCGAAGCCGAGGCGGACACTCATTCCGCTCGAATAGCGTTTGACCGGTGTCTCTAGGAACTCTTCGACACCGGCGAATTCGACGATCTCTTCGAACTTGCGTTTGATCTCGGCCCGCGTCATGCCGAGGACGGTGCCGCTGAGGTAGATGTTCTCCCGCCCGGTTAATTCGGGGTGAAATCCTGTACCGACTTCCAATAAACTCCCGACGCGTCCCCTTAAATGCACCCGGCCGGAGGTCGGGTCGGTGATGCGACTCAATATTTTTAAGAGCGTGCTCTTACCCGCGCCGTTACGGCCGATGACCCCGACAACCTCGCCGGGCTGAACTTCGAAACTGACATCCTTGAGGGCCCAAAAGTCGTGCTTCGGGGACTTTCTCTTAAGGATCGAACCGGCAGCACTCACGAGGTCTTCTCGTAGCGATCGATAGGTTCGGCGCTGCTGCTTGGTGTCGGCGATGCGATAGCGTTTGGAAAGGTCTTCGACCTTAATCGAGTAATTGGACATGACTTAACCGCTGCCTCCGTCAAATCAGATCGGCGAAGGAGCTTTCGAAGCGGCGAAAAATTGCTGCCGAAAGCGGAACGATGATTGCGACAAATCCGCAGGAGACGCCAAAGTCCTGCCAGGGAAGCGGAACTCCGGTCAGTGTAGCGCGAAAGAATTCAATAATCGCGTTCATGGGGTTTAATAGGGTGACCCAAGTGCGAAGAGCACTTGCTCCTTGTTTTTCTACGTTGAGAGACGGTGCGTCGTTGGGCTCCGCTTTGACCTTGTCAGCCGAGTCGATTTGCGCTGCCTCTTCGCGGCTGTTCGCGGCGGTTTCAACAGTGGCGGGCTCCGTGGGGTTTGACGGGAGATAAATCGCCGGTGTGGCGAACAGTCCTGCCTGAATCACAAAGGGCACCGCGTAGCGAACGTCGCGGTAGACGACATTTAGCGCGGCGAGCAGGCAACCGATTGACATCGCCAACAGTGCCGCAGCAAGAATGGGCAGGGGTGATAAGAGAATCGCGGTCGACGGGACCACTCCGTAGGCGAACAGCAGCCCGATCAGCAAAATTCCACCGAAGGCGAAATCGACCACGGCGGGAGCTGCGGCGGCGAACGGAATCAGCAGTCGGGGGAAATAGACTTTGGTGATGAGTCGCTCGGCGCCCACAACGCTTTCGGCTGAAGCCGAAAGGGCCGTCGAGAACATCGTCCACAGCAACATGCCGCAGTAGACATAGAGCGGGTAGCGAGCGTCGGCTCCACCGGCCCCGATCGCGGGACCGACAAAGATCGTGAAGATCACCATCAATAGGGCCGGCCTGAGGACCGCCCAAGCGATGCCCAGGAATGTTTGCTTGTAGCGGACGCTCACGTCTCGCCAAGCCAGCAGAACGAACAGATCGCGGTATCGCCAAAGCTCGGCAAGATCGATGAACTGCCAAGGGCGGCGTGGCTCAATCACCGTTTCCACCGTGACCAGTGATGTCACGGGGTCGCGTTGCTCGGTCGGGGCGTCGTTGGGTGGCTCGGCCAAAACGGACTGAGCGATCATGAAGGGAGAAGAGCGAGCAGGAAACGTATCTGAATACATCGACTGCGAATGCAGCGGTTTGTCGACGATTCGCCCGGAAAAGCGTATCGGACCTCGACCCCTGAAAAGTGCCCAGGAGAGGACTCGAACCTCCACGGGATTTAACTCCCACTAGGCCCTCAACCTAGCGCGTCTGCCAATTCCGCCACCTGGGCATGGTGTGTCGAGACCGGACACCGAATCTGTGAGGAAAGTTCGCCGGTCTCAGCGGACCGGAGAATATATCAGTCGAGCGATGGGCTGCCAAGGAAATGGGATTTGCCGTCGGCACCCACGGCGTTGGGATCATCCTTTCGCTGCCGTTTGGATGGCATTCGAAAGGCGAGCGAGGTGTCGGCCCTGACTCCCGGCGGGCTCGGTTGTCAGAATCACCGCGAAGAGATTGAGCGGGGGGTCGATCCACAGGGACGTGCCTGTTGCCCCCCAGTGACCGAACGCATTGGCGGCCAAAAAGTCACCGAAATAGGAGCCGTTCGCCGGCCAATTCATTCTCCAGCCATAGCCCCAAGGGCGGCAGCGGCGCTCGTGTTCCGGGACATACGGCATTTCGGCCAATTGGTTTGACGTCGCAAACAGGGAGGTCTGCTCGAAGAAATTCGTGCCTCCGACAGGGCCCGGTCGGAGCATGATCACGGCGAATCTGGCCAAGTCCTCCGCCGAACTGATCAGCCCGCCCCACGGTGCGCCGAGGTTCCGCCAATAGGGGCTGTTCCAATGGCCCGACCCGTAATCGAGCATCTCCGGCAGCCGGATCTCGGCAATGCGTTCGGTGGCCGATTCCGTCTCGTAGGTCATGCCGACCATTCCCAAGGCGGTCTCATTCATACCGAGTTGACTGAAGAACTCACGTTTCAGAAACTCGCCGCACGATAGCCCGGTCGTCCGCTCGATGATCTCGCCCAACACCACAAACCCGAGGCTGGAATAAGTTACGTCGCGGCCGGGCTCAAATAGAAGTGGGACTGTGCAAGCTCGCTCAAGAAAGTGATCGAGCCCCGCGTTGTTCTGGCGGAGTTCGGCGTTGTCGTCGGGCATGTCGGGCAGGCCCGACGTGTGGGTGAGCAGATTGCGAATGCGAATGCTCCGCCGACCGCCCGCTTTGAAATCGGGAACATGGTCAATGACGCGATCGCTGAGCGTGAGTTCGCCCCGCTCGACGAGCATCAGCAACCCCATCGCCACGATCGGCTTGGTGATCGATGCCACAAGATAGCGCGGGTTGTGACCGATCGGTTCGGCGCGATCGACGGTCCGCCAACCGAAATTGATCGGGCGCAAAATCGAGTCGCTGCTTCCCACCGCGATCGAAATCGCGGGCACT contains:
- a CDS encoding serine hydrolase domain-containing protein, which codes for MTPAAALDAMLTDDPAEAGLDPRRWRRVMSLAEKMCETGEVPAISIAVGSSDSILRPINFGWRTVDRAEPIGHNPRYLVASITKPIVAMGLLMLVERGELTLSDRVIDHVPDFKAGGRRSIRIRNLLTHTSGLPDMPDDNAELRQNNAGLDHFLERACTVPLLFEPGRDVTYSSLGFVVLGEIIERTTGLSCGEFLKREFFSQLGMNETALGMVGMTYETESATERIAEIRLPEMLDYGSGHWNSPYWRNLGAPWGGLISSAEDLARFAVIMLRPGPVGGTNFFEQTSLFATSNQLAEMPYVPEHERRCRPWGYGWRMNWPANGSYFGDFLAANAFGHWGATGTSLWIDPPLNLFAVILTTEPAGSQGRHLARLSNAIQTAAKG
- a CDS encoding ABC transporter permease, which gives rise to MIAQSVLAEPPNDAPTEQRDPVTSLVTVETVIEPRRPWQFIDLAELWRYRDLFVLLAWRDVSVRYKQTFLGIAWAVLRPALLMVIFTIFVGPAIGAGGADARYPLYVYCGMLLWTMFSTALSASAESVVGAERLITKVYFPRLLIPFAAAAPAVVDFAFGGILLIGLLFAYGVVPSTAILLSPLPILAAALLAMSIGCLLAALNVVYRDVRYAVPFVIQAGLFATPAIYLPSNPTEPATVETAANSREEAAQIDSADKVKAEPNDAPSLNVEKQGASALRTWVTLLNPMNAIIEFFRATLTGVPLPWQDFGVSCGFVAIIVPLSAAIFRRFESSFADLI